In the genome of Populus trichocarpa isolate Nisqually-1 chromosome 6, P.trichocarpa_v4.1, whole genome shotgun sequence, one region contains:
- the LOC18100429 gene encoding auxin-responsive protein IAA27, producing MSMPLEHDYIGISSEVSSMENNSGTDTINISTTASKGLNLKATELRLGLPGSDSPERGNENQQLGFSLNNNNNSKDKSFVSGARRGFSVAIHGGSANWVFSGNAGSDPNFSLRGANSGKEGFPHSSKPVVQENKSQVDGANTNGHGAAPASKAQVVGWPPIRSFRKNTMASHLSKNDDGAEVKSGSGCLYVKVSMDGAPYLRKVDLKTFGSYMELSSALEKMFSCFTIGQCGSHVVPGQDGLSESRLMDLLHGSEYVLTYEDKDNDWMLVGDVPWKMFTDSCRRLRIMKGSEAIGLAPRAMEKCKSRN from the exons ATGTCTATGCCCTTAGAGCATGATTACATAGGCATATCATCTGAGGTTTCTTCAATGGAAAACAACTCTGGTACTGATACAATAAACATCTCTACCACTGCTTCTAAAGGTCTTAACTTGAAAGCTACTGAGTTAAGACTCGGGTTACCCGGGTCCGACTCACCAGAGAGAGGTAATGAGAATCAACAACTTGGTTTTTccttaaacaacaacaacaatagcaAAGACAAGAGCTTTGTGTCTGGGGCTAGGAGGGGTTTCTCTGTTGCCATTCATGGTGGCTCTGCTAACTGGGTTTTCTCTGGGAATGCCGGATCTGACCCGAATTTTTCTCTTCGAGGTGCTAATTCTGGAAAAGAAGGGTTCCCTCACTCATCGAAGCCTGTTGTGCAGGAGAACAAGAGTCAGGTTGATGGTGCTAACACTAATGGCCATGGGGCTGCTCCTGCTTCTAA GGCACAAGTTGTGGGATGGCCACCAATTCGCTCATTTCGAAAGAATACAATGGCTTCTCATCTTTCAAAGAATGATGATGGTGCAGAAGTCAAGTCAGGATCAGGGTGTTTGTATGTCAAGGTCAGTATGGATGGCGCCCCTTATCTGAGGAAAGTTGATCTGAAAACATTTGGCAGCTACATGGAACTCTCTTCGGCACTAGAAAAGATGTTTAGCTGCTTTACAATAG GCCAGTGTGGCTCTCATGTAGTTCCTGGCCAAGATGGGTTGAGTGAGAGTCGATTAATGGATCTCCTGCATGGTTCAGAATATGTTCTCACCTACGAAGACAAAGACAATGATTGGATGCTTGTTGGTGACGTGCCTTGGAA GATGTTCACCGACTCTTGTAGAAGGCTGAGGATTATGAAGGGTTCAGAGGCAATTGGCCTTG CCCCAAGAGCCATGGAGAAGTGCAAAAGTCGTAACTAG